The Glycine soja cultivar W05 chromosome 15, ASM419377v2, whole genome shotgun sequence region CCTGTCATCATGTCATTTTGGAATGAATGTGTTACATCGTTACACGATTACATATAGAGTAAATAGTAAATATACTAATAGTGAAAAGATTTTATATTGTATTCTATTTAAACttgtttacaaaataaatttaatgatttttacgataaattatatctattatgattttttattcacaTTAAAAATAGAgcaaataacatatatattattgatagtgtaaaagaattttatattaggacttaatctcaattttttatatataaaagtttattaatttttataataaactataCCAATCATCATTTATGATTCAGAGtgtaaaattttatacatttagAGTACATAGAAAAAGTATACTTTTGCATATATACATACACTCTTGAAACCAATTAATTTCTCTAATTCGTTttcaaatttatcataaatttttagcTGGGACTTGTGTTAGGAAGATATAGTCACCTGCAATTGGTGGTTTCAGTGTAGAGAAGGAAGGAGTGGTCTTTAGAGAATTGCACTCCGTTAGGAAAAACAAGACCATCCAATACAACATGGGTTGTTTTAGTTGGAGGATCATATCTGAGGAGCCTGCCGGTAGCTTCTCCttccaataatataaaaaaatgtgcacTGCAAACAAGTAATAAGTACCTTGTAAACAATAATAATCCATTGAAAACAATAAGGAGTGCATGAATATACTCAAATGATGTATAGTATATGAGTAATAAAGGCTTACACTCTGTTGTATCTTTTGCTGGTGTCTGTGAAGAAGATGGATCCGTTCTTATGAATGTCAAGATCATTTGCGAAGAGAATGGGCTTTCCTTCAACATGGGTTGCCAACGATGTAGCGAGTCCCCCATTAGGTCCAACCACAAGAAGTCCATAGTATGCGTCTGCTATGTATAGATCtccactctctttgtcaaaTCTTAGGCCTAGGGGACGCCCACATGTTTTCTCATGCTTCCATTGCTTCTCAGTGGTCGAATCATTGCCCCTAAAGCAAAGCTTCTCCGTCCTTTAAATTAAGACACATAAGTACCATGTCATCAGCATCAAATATGAATCAATAGATATATATAGAATAACGTTTTAAGAATATGTTTACCTATATAACATGTGAATTTGGTAGtttgttcaaatttttttagtacGACACCATATATGTCAATTacaaaagataatattattcaaGTTAAGTATGAACAGAACAACAAAActcttctttatatatatgGTAGATGCACGCTAAAATTTGAACTTGAAAACTATTAGTTAAGCTAAACCAACTTGTGTCAGTTGATCCACGTGTTGTGGGCTGTTCAATTTATAGACTGAATTTTGGgtcaaagagaagaagaaattaaggTTTTGGTTCTAGTTACCAATTAGATGTGACAACTGCAAATGTTTCCCAACCATGTTGCTCCCCCATCCACCGAACAACGCGTCCATCCGCTAAACCAGTGTAGGGGCCACGACCCATGTTATCGAACTCGAGTGACTCTGGTCCAaagacttgattcttgaattctgaTTTCCCATGAAGTGCTAATCTGCTCATGTTGTCCCTAGGCCAATTTTTCATGACTTGGTGGTATGGTGCAATGCTATGCTTCACGGGTCTGAATTCATGCTCAGCCACTGGACCCAGATGAAAAGGGTCCATCATAACAAGGCCTAAAACCAGAACAACAGCAAGAACAAAAGGGTGTTGGAGAAAGGTTTCATCCTTCATgagtagttttatttttatcttctccATGCATGGAACGAAGTATATGGACTTGATGGCGTGAGAACGAGAAGTTGAAGCGGAGAAAGCGAGAGTTTAGGTGCAATGCTGATTGTCTAACCTGGTAGAACTAGAAGCACTCGGTGGAGTTTCGTATTTCAAAGGTTTGAAAGAGTTGTCCATTGAAAACATGCGTTGTTCATGACAGCAATTAAGGTTGGAAGTAGGTTGGTCTATCGTTGTCCATGATGATCGCATTGGAAAACAACATTTTCTTGGCTGAAAGTGTTGTGGTATTTTATTATTCCCAATTGTCATTTGTGCTGACTCGTGAATAGACAAAATAACATAACCGTCAGGATTATGAATTTATGAGCGAATCTCAGTGACGAATGCTATGAACAAACATGTTCTTCGTAGGTTACTTATCTCGATTTCATGAACTAACATTAACACGTAGAGCACCAATTGCTTCTACAAACAATCTTGCTTTAATTGTGAACTATgccctttatttatttatttttattaaataccaATGACagtgagaaaataaaaactgcCTTTCACTCATATTAAGATTCTTTGGATTCAGTTCAATTTCCGACTTAAACATGAAATAATAACTGAAAGTATcactttaattcaaaaatagACCGACTCGGTGGGATGGGTACCACACCCATCCTGATTATACTAAAAAGATTGTTCATCGATACAGAAGGAGGTGGACTTCAAACTTGTTTTACCTAGGATTTGGTTCGGAGATTTCGGACTATGTACGGGAGTATGCTACGTACAGTATACGTATTTGAGCAAATTGAAATTTGACCCTCACCTAAGAACTCTTGTTTATACTCGTTATTGCTATCTATTTGTGGCAAACGTAAGAAGGAAAACCAACTATAGAATTGaccattttatcaaaataaacatgTCTAAAAGTGAACACTTATAAGAAAGGCAACAGAGACAGTATGTTAAATTTGCTTGTGCCATGATCTTCtcctatttttttacataaagttGAGATTAAAAGCTTATTCATTTTCTGTCAGACAACCATGAATAGATTTTTAAAACTACAAAACTGAAGAGAGGAACTTGTCGTAGTTGATTGCTAAAAGATCGAGAAGTTGGGATGACTCTGCAGGTACAAGTATTCCTACCCGTTAATAAGCAAGCATTCATTTAACTATTCATTTTCAATTCATATGCTAACAACTACCTTATGGAGTGTGACAGTACATTGGATCATTATAAGTTATTAAACATACTAATCAGATAAGAGACAGTCACTCTTACATACGAGACAAAGTTGATTATATGATCTTACAAATCATACTCTTTATTTCTCTTCaggtctttttttttaatatactaaaaaatatgttttgttttaatatttatcttaagatttttcttctttctctctcatcaTCTCCTTATTTAAATTCCTCAACTTAATATCTTATTCCCTTTCATAATTTAGACTAATTTGTCTCATAACATCTGATTTTAtggaaaaaatttatgattttgtttgGAGATAAATGATTCTTATCtcttttaattatctttaactTGTATATTGATTTAAATTCCTTTACCTCTTATCTAACTTTAAATCCTTTATCTCTTACctaatttagttttaatatattttataatcttgACTACATTCATCATGTCTTTAAATGTATTAAAACATATCttgttattgatttttaattattatgatttattatgttaacaattattatatttaaatatatttattgttcttatgtaaagaaatttattaaattttacagatattattttataaaggaGTGCCAGCAGCACACTTCTCCTAACATGCACTTTTTCatcattgaaatttattaaactataaaatcagagataaaattattaaatgagagGTGCCACTCATGAAAAtgtgtgatttttaataatttttaaccaataaataGAGAATGTGTTAgagaatatattattaatatttttcttatttgatatatatttattttagttatataaataagaatattttttatataaacaatagtaacaatcataattttatttaaaccaaaaatagACGCACCAATGCACCGTACACGTTATGAAGTGTTTGGTAGAGAAGAGATAAATAATATTGGAGAaaaattttaaacctttttaTGAGACccatatttttacattttactttaataaaaaaaaattcttctattATCATCATCTAAACCAAACAAATTCGAAAAGACTTACGATGAGGCCTAAAATATTGTTACACCGATAGCAATGcaagaaagaataaaaggaaGACATTACTagaaggttttttcaaaaaataattggttgataaagtaggttataatcaataaaataaattgaagataaagtatattaaaattattttgatacatTAATGCCgctccaataataataataataataataagaggtAGGAGTCCACAAGGTTTGGGGCTGTGGATTGTGGAGTTCGAGTTTTACGCCTCTTTGTCGGTTGTGCTTGTGTTCACCAACAcgtaaacatttttatttatttctccgAAGAGACAAATAGAAGAATCCTCGATTTCAGCTCTTGCCTTAATTCAACACAACGTACCAAAGGAGGTTGAGGAGTGGTCGCAGTTGCATAGCAGAGCCTCAGAATTGTGCTCTTTGCTTACCCTTCTTTTACTTCCTCTCTTCTCTTCACTCTGTACAGAGACAGACACTGGTATGTCATGTTTATTTACTTATGATGTCTAAATTCACTTCCTAGATACATACGTCAACGTTATGCCCCTTCCTCATTACACAATGCTCTTTCTATTCGTTTCCTTCATCAGCCAATTGTTTTTATTCTCTCCAACAtggtataattttattttattttctctattgCCCATCCATTCTTTATCTCTAATCCTAAGCATAAGGGTTTAAATGCTTCCTGAAATTAATTTCTTTCCAAATATAACCATCATATAATTGACGATTTGGATTTATCCTTACTTTAAGgttatgcttttttattttttttaaataaaataaaatcgtaTCAGGTGATGATATAATTCCTTCTTCATGTATATGGGTCATAGACTCTTTGCACTGTAGTTGGCTTCTAAATGGCAGAAAGGTTGTTTATATGTAGAAAAAGTCAATGAATTATTGCAGTTCATCTGGTTCTGTTGTGTGCCTATGAGAACAAATATTCAATGGAAATCCGTCAtcatagtttaaatttttaaaaccctATTGGAGTTCCATCAATGAAGTCTGTTGACAATTAAAGTCTACTTTGTTGTTCATATTTGCCTATACGGTataatctctttttcttttactaatGACAAATCTGTCTGTGTCTAGTTTCATCCTGGCCGTTTTAGCATAAATTATTACATGGTCCCAGACTACCAATTGTCCGTGGTCCTGGCTAATCTTTGTGTGACATGTTACCAAGAACTTCGATTCTGATCTCGTGGAGATTCTGTTATTCTCAGTTATGTGTCACGTGGAGATTGTCCTGGACCATGATAGTCTCAGACCATGTTATACATTCTCCTGTTTTAGGAAGGATTTTCCTTCCTTTCTATTTGTATTTGGAAAAGCTTGTACATTGTACAATTTTGGTGTTTGGATGACCTTAGGACTTATGCATGCAGCATTCTTGTTTATCTTGCAATCACATCACAtaattgtttccattttttttcattactgTAAAGCTTATATTGTTATTACCGGGGAAGCAGCACACATTTATGGCCAGCATCGGTGATAGAAAGGAATCAGAATGGATAGATAGGATAATATCAGAAGGAGCCATCCCACTTCTTGAACCAGATAATTGTTCAAATGGTTGGGCTACCCCTCCTGGTGATGCATTCATGGTCAGAGGCCCTGAGTATTTTACAACAAGGGTTAAGGTTCCAGCTGGTGATTATATGCTCAAACCTCTCGGTTTTGATTGGATTAAAAGTTCAGTGAAAATTGGGGAGATATTAAAGGATCCAAATAGTCGAGTTAGGAAGGTCATTGATAACGAGTTTCCAGAAGGTGATAAACCCTTTGTGTGGGCCTTCAATCTTCAAGTCCCAACCAAGGATAACTATAGTGCCATAGCATATTTTACAACCAAAGAGTCAGGTCTTGAGGATTCGCTAATGGACAAGTTCTTGAAGGGTGACAATGCATTCAGAAACTCAAGGCTTAAGCTGATTGCCAACATTGTAAAAGGTCCTTGGATTGTCAGAAAAGCTGTTGGAGAGCAGGCTATTTGCATAATTGGGCGTGCCCTTTCCTGTAAATATTGCACGGGGGAGAATTTCATAGAAGTAGATATTGATATAGGGTCTTCCATGGTTGCAAGTGCAATCGTTCATTTGGCATTTGGTTACATTTCAACTTTGACTGTTGACTTGGCTTTTCTTATTGAGAGCCAAGCTGAATCAGAGCTTCCAGAAAAAATATTAGGCGCTTTCAGATTTTCTGACCTTGATCCTGCT contains the following coding sequences:
- the LOC114387733 gene encoding protein STRICTOSIDINE SYNTHASE-LIKE 13-like, with protein sequence MEKIKIKLLMKDETFLQHPFVLAVVLVLGLVMMDPFHLGPVAEHEFRPVKHSIAPYHQVMKNWPRDNMSRLALHGKSEFKNQVFGPESLEFDNMGRGPYTGLADGRVVRWMGEQHGWETFAVVTSNWTEKLCFRGNDSTTEKQWKHEKTCGRPLGLRFDKESGDLYIADAYYGLLVVGPNGGLATSLATHVEGKPILFANDLDIHKNGSIFFTDTSKRYNRVAHFFILLEGEATGRLLRYDPPTKTTHVVLDGLVFPNGVQFSKDHSFLLYTETTNCRLMKLWIEGPKSGTVELLADLPGFPDNVRINEKGQFWVAIDCCRTPAQEVLSHNPWLRNIYFRLPIRMSLLARAMGMKMYTVISLLDDKGEVLEVLEDQQGQVMKLVSEVREEQGKLWIGTVAHNHIATLSYP
- the LOC114386700 gene encoding protein ENHANCED DISEASE RESISTANCE 2-like, coding for MASIGDRKESEWIDRIISEGAIPLLEPDNCSNGWATPPGDAFMVRGPEYFTTRVKVPAGDYMLKPLGFDWIKSSVKIGEILKDPNSRVRKVIDNEFPEGDKPFVWAFNLQVPTKDNYSAIAYFTTKESGLEDSLMDKFLKGDNAFRNSRLKLIANIVKGPWIVRKAVGEQAICIIGRALSCKYCTGENFIEVDIDIGSSMVASAIVHLAFGYISTLTVDLAFLIESQAESELPEKILGAFRFSDLDPASARTIELSTVVSCDNAQTSLPTRLWKSIGQGFSHILHSGPQEDGSTSGSEHTNDVDHKDNPTDITN